The nucleotide window agttgcaccaggaagcggacccggagtgcaggatccaggaggtagagaacccggtactcgaaatctgtggagcgcgattttcatacgtccgctctactgcgcggttgtttccagactgaggaattcgactagctgattttcgtgtatatagatcgatgacgtcaagagaaaaaaaattttgggtgacgtcactttctgaacatccgacatccaaactttggtttcgaactttaatactatatgtacgatgtatgatgtatgatatgatatgatatataatgattttagtttttacatttcagacaagaaatacgcactttattatctttcctgccgattccagactcaagcggctaggcccttcgatggtcagccgttgactaaagatatattcttcagttaacgggtcaactaataacgctgccgttctgcgacagttgattgataaaaatttttggttgtacctgtcaaatgtgtgttaaaatacactcgaagtttcAAAAAGCTTCGTTATATCTGtccctatcaaaaaaaaaaaaaatcgccgacaatcacctttttaggtctttaaatcaggatATGcattaaatactgtctcatatacggagtATCCATTtgatctcgatcaaaattaacgcaaccgtgatgtattacagttactctgaatttttttccatacgaacactttttgaaaaacaattctgcttctctaaCCAACGTAGATAcctcacttgcgactagctaaatcagtgtttcgattctatatcaacgaaaattcaagatcgagagagcaaatgaaaagttgttggaataattatgaatattattgttatggaatacatcgagcgcttgtcgaatagaatcccatttcaaaatgaataattcttctattttcatattatagccgTATTAATGTAGAAAATCTAGTTTGTCGcctgtaaaattataaaatttgtcatatgcatcacgtattaatcgtaaatggatcatatatattaattaatatcgtacatggaccgcatatacatatctatatactttttggtctctgcatcattattatatctgatctattattatttataatctatgtatacattcatctctcgggtacctatacttcaattaaatcactgttttgctacgaattttggaagaaatttattctcaatattaatttcttgtatcgccgacaagtcggtaaGTACACACAGGCCAAATACTGGCTAGGGCTTATCATTGTGCAgctgtgttactcggaaggtgaatgcagccagcatcatgtcgaaatcggtaactctctgatgttctgcaataagttctcaactctactGTTAGAACATTTCGGGGGCACGCAGGCGcacgacgattttcggttgtcacaccaaagcccaTTAGGGCAACTgactttatattcttcagtcaacggtcGGGATATATATCTCGCTCTCTCATCACTACGACACAGTTTTCGCGAGGTTGTCGGCATTGGTAGCTACCTCCAGTAGTATATGATCTAAGATCGTACTTTGTTGCCAGAAATCTCGAATCTGCACGAATACTTATTgcgtgaaataataatcagtATAGAAATTGACCGCAATTCGTTTGTCACGATGACACCGCCAATGGAGAGAATCCAAATATTGGAATCAATTGAAAAGGACATAATTATATGTTTACAAAGTGCAGGCAAGTCGATCGGCAATATTTACAACGCCGAACATAACCTCCAGTCTGTCAATGTAATTTCATCCACACGTCAATTCGCGCTATGAACCGATTATCCTGTTAAGCACAATTGTGCATTTCATTAATATTGCTTCGTTTTGTCCAAATTTGTAAAGTCTATTCGTTACCCCAGGTCAAGCATTCGTCGAGTTGAGTAAGGAGAAGTCGAGCCTGAAACAGGCTGAAAGTCAAACCCATCAATTCCTCAAGACTCTGGGACATGTGGAATCAAAACTGAGTGAACAAATACACTACTTGACCCAGGTGTCGACAGGTAAGATTGAGATTCTAAAATACAATAGTATAACCAATCAAATGGAACATACTCAACCACTGCTACTCTCATGTATTGTAAAATTGACAGGTCAACCACATGAAGGGTCGGGATATGCCAGTCAGAAGGTTTTACAAATGGCATGGCACAGGCTGGAACATGCACGAAGCAGAGTCAACGAGCTTGAACGAATAAAGAACAAACACCTGCACGGCCGAACAGTTGCCAGATCTTCGCAGCCTCAAATGCTGTCCAGTATTTCCTTACAGCCCTTATCACAGTCTGCCTCAAATCCATAAATCTTGTGTATCGACTTGgggaatatttaaaaacacTAACCTACGTTTTTCAGTCCACGTTTTTTCCATTGTTCTAATAAATAATGTATGCATTTTTCATATAAGTGTATCTGATGAATTTCTACCCCTGCGATGTCTACATTACGTATTAATGATACAAGCACAACACATGCAACCAAACACTTCTTTATAATCAATCGTTTTAAGAGCTATTTTATTTAcactatattttattattacaaaataatttttgttcgcttccTCATTACTTACTCTCCTTCCGTCTATTTTTATCTTGTAGGATATAAGAGTTAGTCATTTGTACATCAATCTGAAGTTAGAATTTCTCACTAGGGGACAACCTGAACGAGGGGCTCTAACATATTATAACGGTACGTGTATACCTCTGCTAATTCTATGtgtaaaataacaataacataACATACTCGACAATGTACGCTGAAAAAATGCAGTTATATCTACAGGCAGCATATTCCATGCACTGATCCAATCGTAAGTACACATGGATATTGTTCTGTCCGGAAGAaacaaacaatgaaaaaaagccGGTACCCAGATGCTAACTGACCCGCGGGACAACTCGTCGACCTGATAATGATATGCTTCATTTGTAGGTAGAACTTTGCACACAAGGATAGAACTCTGTCAACTGAGGTGACAAGTCTTCAGTAACTCACGCATAGTACTCACTATCTAATATTGCTTTAGTGAAAATAAGATTGTTCATAGATCAATCGAGGATTTCTGTTAATTGTTTAGTCAATCGATTGATGGGGAATTATGATCGCGGTATTTGCAAATGCTGGATTTACTGATACGTTTCTACTACCAATTAATCCCACATCTCTCTGATCTCTTTTACCTTTCTGCAACCATTACCCTCTATACTTCTTTTCCCGATTTGACGAGATTGAAGATTGTCACAAGTATTCTGTAAACGATTACTCCAATTTGGTATTATGCACTTCAAGAACATGGACGCTATTCtcacaaaattacaaaaatccgATCTTACAATACACacgattttcgaatttttcgaaCTCCAACCCCtcagaaaaaaagtttcagtaAAATTACGTTTCAGGACACAGAAGCATCCATAACAGCAATACTGCGTTTAACCGTAGCAGCTAAGGAGAGGCGTGACTTCCTTTCATCATCCAGCTGTCTCGTTAGAAGCACCATTTGCGACTGCAAGTCGATTATCTGTTCCTTCAGAGTATTAACCGTCTCCGATAGACtcctgaaaatgaaaacaatagaAAATATGCTCAAACGATGGCGGGTTGTTCTATTGTCGACAGAATATCACAATTTTTGACTGACAATCAGAAAGCTTtggtaatgaaaattaatgagCGGATAAAACGACCTCCTATTAGACATGCCAACTAGGGTGAGCATAATCGATTAACGAGTTTTTAACACACAAGCGTCGATCGAAAGAGATGGTTCCCGAATACAGTTTTGGATTAAGATTAATTATAAGAATCCTAGTCAAAACGATACGTTCTATTCAGGGCGTTTGATGACTTATCCACACAGTATGACGACAATGAGcctttgttgttgttgttgttgttgttggagttgtttttttttgtctttattaATAgcaagaaacaaacaaatcgCAGGATTACATACCTGTTTTCACTTCCATCCCAATTTCCAACTCTATTATGCATTATCGACATTTTATCGCAAGCTTTATGGACTGCTTCGCATTCTAGCATGgctgaaatttatattatgaCCATTATTAACAGCCTGCCACACCTGCGGGGATACCGGCGTGTCCCATCATGCGAACGTATAGATAGGAGAGAACCACCGCTTGCGATCGATTATCAAAGAGTTGGGTAAACCAGGTGTGTTTGAAACTTGCAGATTCTACCAAATACTACTTGTTCGATATTGAGAACGGAAAGAGGTTGCATCAAGGGTGGGTAACGTAGCGTGATGTGTGCTGATTACGAACAATGAAAATAACTACCATGCAAATTGAAATGACGATAAATATTTGACCCCCTGAGCGTGACGATTCCATTGCACAAATTTGCATAGAATATGCACCAAACATTGGCCAAAAAAATAGCAATGACTTGAAATATTGACCTGTAATTCAGGGTTGTGGTATTCAGATGTATTTATTCCCATAATACCAATCTTCACCATCCAACGAATAGACTTCACCAGTAGTGCGCATGCATATACCACCCTTAATGAAAGCCGCACTAGTTTTATTccttcttttgttttatttattaaaaaaataaaaatcaatatgaTCTACATTTCATCGAGTGGAAGTAACAGTTTATTATTAGGCGTTAGGCTTGAAATACTTACCAGAGTGCACCGTGAGTCGAGTATTAACAGTGGCACAGTAGCCTTCTATAACTCTCAATATGATGGCATCCTCCTCGAACATCCGCTCATCTGTGgaagaagacgaggagaactaATTGAGTTTGCTCTATGCTTACGTCTCCAGTTACAGTATATTTGTAAACATTAGTTGGGACTTACTACCGATTCGCATTGAACCGCCGGCGTCCAATAGGTCCGTCTTGCCAAAACTTTTGCAGGAGTACAGAGGGGGGGCTGGTCGCAGCGAGGCGATTGACCAGGGCGATCTAATTCCTGGAGGAAGACAGCCCTCCACCCCCATCCGTGGTTGTTTTCCATTCAGAAGTGGACTCACCTGTTTCACGAAAATCGAATTGTCAAGCAAACACGACAGACTGCAACAAATAATCTGTGGCTTAGGCCGTTATATCAGGTCTCAAATGTGAACGTGGCATGGTCTGTTGCATTTTTCATCGACCATTGGACAAAGATATTCGAAAATCAAGTTACTGCATGGATGAAAAACTGCTGATAGACTAGGTTTAGTATAAGCAATACACGCGATGCCGTATTCTATGTATCATTATCGACATGGGGTGATTCGATCGGATTTGGTAAGCATTACTCCCCACGGCTCGAAGTGAGAATCAGGATTTGGTCTACGAAATTGAGTCTGATGTGATGAAGTCGTTAAATACCGTGTGTTAGTTATTAAACAATACAAAGCAAAAGCATACTTCACACAACATGGCTGTGAAATAAGCgatatgtaataatatacacCTGTGAAACAATAAATTAGTAGTGAAACTGGCCAATAATGTTATATGTGATATAATGGTGTAAAAACAGCCATGCTATGGAAGCTTGCCTTGTTCTGCGTTTCCGGacattgggattttttttttgagccacCAATGTGCGTACAATCCGGAGGTATAAATTTGTTCTGGCGGTTGTTGTTCCTCGCCATTATTATTATGCCGCCTCTGAACATGGGCACCCCTCCGGGATTTCTTTCCGATATTCTCATGTCTGCGGGGAATCGGTTCGCTCAAATGTTTCGGATTCGCACCCCTGATAACAAGCTCGGAGGTGACGGTTGAACTTTTGTCATGTCCGACGATGGGATCAACGCCGACGACTGGCCAAGCCACGGAAAGATTATCGAAAGTTAATTTGAGCTCAGGTTCAGTAGCTGCGtcatcgtttattttttcagatgaCGAGGCCGCATCACGAAGGCTCTCCCTTGGAGTCGAGCCGAACGGCGACGAGCAGATGCACTGGTGCTCGAACTTGTTTTCATCATTCTCGCTCTCGCTGTGAGACATCCGTGTCGCATCAGTCTCGCCTTTTTCCCTGCTATGTCGGTACGACTTGTAGGACGAGTTGAGATCGGAAGAATTGAGATGATAGCTGTCTGCCATTCCAGAATCCGAGGAGCGCGGGGTCGTGTTGTGAAACTGTGGAAGCTGGCTCTCGGTTTCCTTGCCGCAGACGATCGCCGGGCTCTCGATTCCCCTCCCCAAGCAGGAAGAGGCAACTAGCTCCACATCTCGCTGAAACAACTCTGTCCTCTTCCAATTCCTCATGGTTGAATTCCAGCAGTCGCAGGTGGAAACTGCCAGGTTCGAACAGAGAGGTGGGTTGCTCCTGGCATTGGGTGCTTCGATCGCTGAGCGAACGGATTCCGAGTCGACTTCCGAAGCCGCATGGTTCATAATTGCATTTGGCATACTCCTGCTCGTCTCAAGCCTCAACTGATCTGGGACGGACAAATTCAAGTCATGGCAGATGAACGAGGAAGAGCTCTCCGTGCAGCTAATACTGGACTCGTCGTTTTCCCACAATTTGTACGTCACATCGAGTTTTAAGCTTGATTTGTGGCGTGACTTGTGTCTGGTGTTTGAGGAATTCTCATCTGTCGATCCGTCGTCGGATTGCGAGCAGCTGTCATATCGCGATGGGTATATCGTGTAAGTAACAGTGCACTTTCGCATTTTAACATCGCTTAAATCAGGTTTGAATATGTATTGAAAGtaaagcaattttttcaacagatCCGGGTAGATGATCCTCCTCCGCACAAGCTTCGCAAAATATTTCGATAGGCGAACGAATGGAAGGGACGAATAACTCACGTGCTGCATCGTCGACGGTGATTTTGCTGTATTCACACGCTGCTCTTGGGTCAGATATTCGATCCATTGCTGGCGCTCTTCTCGACTAGGGCAGACTGCGAGTATACTTTCGATCATTGGTCCTGGAATTGATTCAAGTAGCCGAGTCAAGATAGAGATGACGCAAAATCTTTTTGCCGGTAACACCGAGATAACAACTCACCCGATATTTCAAAACCGTTCTTCATATCCTCCGTGTCATCGATTTTCGTCACTGCAATTCCAGTCAACGGAAGCTTGCCCTGAAAAAGGAAATGGTCAATGATTGTAGGTTAGCTAGAACAAATCAAGATATATAGTCTTTAAGGGACGCAAACTTTACCTCGTAGACAAAGGAGCTCATTCTCTGGCTCGTGCTCAAGACAAGCAGCGTTGTGGAAAAAAGCACAAAGTATCGATCCCTGCGATCGACTCCGGTAGCAAGGGTTACAGGACCGACGTAAATTATATCACCTAGAGTGTGGAGGTCTTCTCCCTCCCAGCCTTTTATTCCCCCCGCCAATACCGTCAAAGCTAATTCCTTCTGTTTTCTTATTGCGCTGCACCTTTCCTAAGCGTAAAAATATGATCAGTGAGCATGCGTTGATCAATTACACGAGCTTTCGGGTAACTCTCCgcttttcctttatttttcctATTCGATATAAATGAGTCAACGACTTGAGCTCTCACCGCTATTTCCCTATAGACGCATACGCTACGCTGAGTGTCTCCTCTGTCAGGGTGATTCTTTTCCATATGCCTCTCCAACTCTTGCAGCATGgccgaatatttttccaatctACGAAAAGGCTTACTTAACCCAGTCGTTAGCACAAGGATACCAGGAGTAACGGCTCCGCAGTGTTCCATAAACTCGTTCAGCTCATCTCTAGAAATGGagagaattgaaagaaaaattgaaagtgtgTAAAAGCAGAATGTGCTCGACTTCAGGGTGAAAAATCCCAAAACGGCTGACCTGAATCTGTCCAATATGCAAACGGCTCGAGGATGGGAAGCGCAGTAGGCAATGTGAATGGACTTGAGCCTCGGCGCCAAAGCCAAGAAGAGGTTTCCTGCTCTAGCATCCGAACCCTGAGCGCAGGCAGCCTCCAAACTGGTGAGAAGGTGTTGATGGATTTCCAGGACGTCGAGTATGTTCCCAACCAGCTGTTTGTACTCTTCCCTCGTCAGTCTGTACATGATGCATAGACAGACGTATGTTCATCCTATCAAATTCAATCCTTTGCAATTGTACTTACATGCCGGTTGTGTCTAAGGGTTTTAGAAAGTTGTTAACTAGTCCCTGAAGCTCCGCGACGTTCGCTCTTTCTGAATCGATAATGTCCTTCAAGACCACGCTTCGGTTAGCTCTCTGCTGGATGGCCAACTCTTGAGTAGTTTTTTCAGGTGAGGATTTTACTGACGAATGGCTGCTGTCTGTAAGTTATAACCATTGTATTTGATTTGAAGA belongs to Neodiprion lecontei isolate iyNeoLeco1 chromosome 5, iyNeoLeco1.1, whole genome shotgun sequence and includes:
- the LOC107224121 gene encoding mediator of RNA polymerase II transcription subunit 11 codes for the protein MTPPMERIQILESIEKDIIICLQSAGQAFVELSKEKSSLKQAESQTHQFLKTLGHVESKLSEQIHYLTQVSTGQPHEGSGYASQKVLQMAWHRLEHARSRVNELERIKNKHLHGRTVARSSQPQMLSSISLQPLSQSASNP
- the LOC107224135 gene encoding rho guanine nucleotide exchange factor 7 isoform X1; the encoded protein is MSKIDNPKLVVALFTFKGKNNDELCFRKGDVITITQMDDGGWWEGTLSDKTGWFPSNYVKEQKNSDSSHSSVKSSPEKTTQELAIQQRANRSVVLKDIIDSERANVAELQGLVNNFLKPLDTTGILTREEYKQLVGNILDVLEIHQHLLTSLEAACAQGSDARAGNLFLALAPRLKSIHIAYCASHPRAVCILDRFRDELNEFMEHCGAVTPGILVLTTGLSKPFRRLEKYSAMLQELERHMEKNHPDRGDTQRSVCVYREIAERCSAIRKQKELALTVLAGGIKGWEGEDLHTLGDIIYVGPVTLATGVDRRDRYFVLFSTTLLVLSTSQRMSSFVYEGKLPLTGIAVTKIDDTEDMKNGFEISGPMIESILAVCPSREERQQWIEYLTQEQRVNTAKSPSTMQHVSPLLNGKQPRMGVEGCLPPGIRSPWSIASLRPAPPLYSCKSFGKTDLLDAGGSMRIGNERMFEEDAIILRVIEGYCATVNTRLTVHSAMLECEAVHKACDKMSIMHNRVGNWDGSENRSLSETVNTLKEQIIDLQSQMVLLTRQLDDERKSRLSLAATVKRSIAVMDASVS
- the LOC107224135 gene encoding rho guanine nucleotide exchange factor 7 isoform X2, producing the protein MSKIDNPKLVVALFTFKGKNNDELCFRKGDVITITQMDDGGWWEGTLSDKTGWFPSNYVKEQKNSDSSHSSVKSSPEKTTQELAIQQRANRSVVLKDIIDSERANVAELQGLVNNFLKPLDTTGILTREEYKQLVGNILDVLEIHQHLLTSLEAACAQGSDARAGNLFLALAPRLKSIHIAYCASHPRAVCILDRFRDELNEFMEHCGAVTPGILVLTTGLSKPFRRLEKYSAMLQELERHMEKNHPDRGDTQRSVCVYREIAERCSAIRKQKELALTVLAGGIKGWEGEDLHTLGDIIYVGPVTLATGVDRRDRYFVLFSTTLLVLSTSQRMSSFVYEGKLPLTGIAVTKIDDTEDMKNGFEISGPMIESILAVCPSREERQQWIEYLTQEQRVNTAKSPSTMQHVSPLLNGKQPRMGVEGCLPPGIRSPWSIASLRPAPPLYSCKSFGKTDLLDAGGSMRIDERMFEEDAIILRVIEGYCATVNTRLTVHSAMLECEAVHKACDKMSIMHNRVGNWDGSENRSLSETVNTLKEQIIDLQSQMVLLTRQLDDERKSRLSLAATVKRSIAVMDASVS
- the LOC107224135 gene encoding rho guanine nucleotide exchange factor 7 isoform X3, with translation MDDGGWWEGTLSDKTGWFPSNYVKEQKNSDSSHSSVKSSPEKTTQELAIQQRANRSVVLKDIIDSERANVAELQGLVNNFLKPLDTTGILTREEYKQLVGNILDVLEIHQHLLTSLEAACAQGSDARAGNLFLALAPRLKSIHIAYCASHPRAVCILDRFRDELNEFMEHCGAVTPGILVLTTGLSKPFRRLEKYSAMLQELERHMEKNHPDRGDTQRSVCVYREIAERCSAIRKQKELALTVLAGGIKGWEGEDLHTLGDIIYVGPVTLATGVDRRDRYFVLFSTTLLVLSTSQRMSSFVYEGKLPLTGIAVTKIDDTEDMKNGFEISGPMIESILAVCPSREERQQWIEYLTQEQRVNTAKSPSTMQHVSPLLNGKQPRMGVEGCLPPGIRSPWSIASLRPAPPLYSCKSFGKTDLLDAGGSMRIGNERMFEEDAIILRVIEGYCATVNTRLTVHSAMLECEAVHKACDKMSIMHNRVGNWDGSENRSLSETVNTLKEQIIDLQSQMVLLTRQLDDERKSRLSLAATVKRSIAVMDASVS
- the LOC107224135 gene encoding rho guanine nucleotide exchange factor 7 isoform X5 codes for the protein MSKIDNPKLVVALFTFKGKNNDELCFRKGDVITITQMDDGGWWEGTLSDKTGWFPSNYVKEQKNSDSSHSSVKSSPEKTTQELAIQQRANRSVVLKDIIDSERANVAELQGLVNNFLKPLDTTGILTREEYKQLVGNILDVLEIHQHLLTSLEAACAQGSDARAGNLFLALAPRLKSIHIAYCASHPRAVCILDRFRDELNEFMEHCGAVTPGILVLTTGLSKPFRRLEKYSAMLQELERHMEKNHPDRGDTQRSVCVYREIAERCSAIRKQKELALTVLAGGIKGWEGEDLHTLGDIIYVGPVTLATGVDRRDRYFVLFSTTLLVLSTSQRMSSFVYEGKLPLTGIAVTKIDDTEDMKNGFEISGPMIESILAVCPSREERQQWIEYLTQEQRVNTAKSPSTMQHVSPLLNGKQPRMGVEGCLPPGIRSPWSIASLRPAPPLYSCKSFGKTDLLDAGGSMRIDERMFEEDAIILRVIEGYCATVNTRLTVHSGVYRRRLIL
- the LOC107224135 gene encoding rho guanine nucleotide exchange factor 7 isoform X4; amino-acid sequence: MSKIDNPKLVVALFTFKGKNNDELCFRKGDVITITQMDDGGWWEGTLSDKTGWFPSNYVKEQKNSDSSHSSVKSSPEKTTQELAIQQRANRSVVLKDIIDSERANVAELQGLVNNFLKPLDTTGILTREEYKQLVGNILDVLEIHQHLLTSLEAACAQGSDARAGNLFLALAPRLKSIHIAYCASHPRAVCILDRFRDELNEFMEHCGAVTPGILVLTTGLSKPFRRLEKYSAMLQELERHMEKNHPDRGDTQRSVCVYREIAERCSAIRKQKELALTVLAGGIKGWEGEDLHTLGDIIYVGPVTLATGVDRRDRYFVLFSTTLLVLSTSQRMSSFVYEGKLPLTGIAVTKIDDTEDMKNGFEISGPMIESILAVCPSREERQQWIEYLTQEQRVNTAKSPSTMQHVSPLLNGKQPRMGVEGCLPPGIRSPWSIASLRPAPPLYSCKSFGKTDLLDAGGSMRIGNERMFEEDAIILRVIEGYCATVNTRLTVHSGVYRRRLIL